In Serinus canaria isolate serCan28SL12 chromosome 5, serCan2020, whole genome shotgun sequence, the following proteins share a genomic window:
- the LOC103826448 gene encoding serine protease inhibitor 2.1-like: protein MKCLLCLCLLLAVLCAVTRCCPEDICHEVNNTNLQDGRENLLTYSCDKKGSNYADFVFRFYKQASSKEADKNVFFSPMSISTAFAMLAVGAKSTTLSQIFEGLGFDDLTETRIRDVHESFHKVLSVLNCADVNITLNIGNALFTATGYEPQESFLQNTKEFYDADVFSSDFHKSEEATKQINKYVEEKTKGKIPELVGHLDPSTVLVLVNYIYFKAAWEKSFDPLRTYEDDFFVNPNASVKVNMMQHDGISNIYYDQDLSCAVVELPYQGTARALLILPDDGKMKQVEDALSKETVCKWDSKLVTRRLNLQLPKFSISGSYDVKTLFEQMGITEVFSGNADLSGISGNHDLQVSQAIHKALLEVDEAGTEAAGATAIIFTRVSFTFHTIKFNRPFLILISDKKTGTTLFMGKIVDPTKE, encoded by the exons ATGAAGTGTCTCCTGTGCCTCTGTTTACTCCTTGCTGTTCTTTGTGCTGTAACCCGTTGCTGCCCTGAAGATATTTGCCATGAAGTCAACAATACTAATCTGCAGGATGGAAGAGAAAATTTATTAACATATAGCTGTGACAAGAAAGGCTCTAACTATGCAGATTTTGTATTTCGATTTTACAAGCAGGCTTCATCAAAAGAAGCTGATAAAAATGTATTCTTTTCTCCTATGAGCATCTCCACTGCCTTTGCCATGCTGGCTGTTGGTGCTAAATCAACAACTCTCTCTCAGATTTTTGAAGGACTGGGCTTTGATGACCTGACTGAGACTCGCATACGTGATGTACATGAAAGTTTTCACAAAGTTTTGTCAGTACTGAACTGTGCTGATGTTAATATCACATTAAATATAGGGAATGCCCTTTTTACAGCTACTGGGTATGAACCACAGGAGTCATTTTTACAAAATACCAAAGAATTTTATGATGCAGATGTTTTCTCCAGTGATTTTCATAAATCAGAAGAAGCTACAAAGCAAATCAATAAATATGTAGAGGAGAAAACCAAGGGGAAAATTCCTGAATTAGTTGGTCATCTTGATCCAAGTACTGTACTGGTTCTTGTTAACTATATTTACTTTAAAG CTGCCTGGGAAAAGTCTTTCGATCCTTTGCGCACTTATGAGGACGATTTTTTTGTGAACCCAAATGCATCTGTTAAAGTCAACATGATGCAGCATGATGGTATCTCCAACATTTACTATGACCAGGATCTCTCCTGTGCAGTGGTAGAGCTGCCTTACCAGGGCACTGCACGAGCATTGCTTATTCTGCCTGATGATGGAAAGATGAAGCAAGTGGAAGATGCTCTCTCCAAGGAAACGGTTTGTAAATGGGATAGCAAACTTGTGACCAG GAGATTAAATCTGCAGTTGCCAAAGTTTTCTATTAGTGGATCTTACGATGTTAAAACCCTGTTTGAGCAAATGGGCATTACTGAAGTGTTCTCAGGTAATGCTGATCTGTCTGGAATTAGTGGCAACCATGATCTCCAGGTTTCACAA GCAATTCACAAGGCCTTGCTGGAAGTTGATGAGGCTGGAACtgaagctgcaggagccactGCCATAATCTTTACCAGAGTTTCCTTTACTTTTCATACCATCAAATTCAACAGGCCCTTCCTTATTTTGATCTCTGACAAAAAAACTGGCACCACACTTTTCATGGGGAAAATTGTTGATCCTACTAAGGAGTAA
- the LOC103826887 gene encoding alpha-1-antiproteinase-like, producing the protein MKMLLSLCLLLVGIHSNSYCYEPYQQGVRNQNQRAQENQIMPWQGVSNSVCRFACCFYKDISSRENNGNVFFSPLSISTAFAMLTLGARSDTLTQILRVLCFNPRQISENDIHEGYRQLMQIVNRRNGGLQLNMGNVLFVLDRLKPQERFLNDLRNFYEGEAYPMNFKRADQAQLKINEYVARRTNGKIKDLVNNLDPLTEILLISYIYFNAEWEKPFDPKYTKMSKFFVDGIKAVEVPMMFGIGLFKHGYDQQLSSTVVQMDYKGGASAFFILPDGGRMRKLEKRLSCEHLSRWSTLVTKRSVNLYLPKFTLYGTYNLKDILYKMGIMDLFTDKADLSGITGQPQHRISQAIHKAVVKVDETGTEAAAATSMEIVPMSVPVTVRFDRPFLMVITMENTILFMGKIVNPLKKN; encoded by the exons ATGAAGATGTTGCTTTCCCTGTGTCTTTTACTTGTTGGAATCCATTCCAACAGTTACTGCTATGAGCCTTATCAACAAGGGGTTAGAAACCAGAACCAAAGAGCACAAGAAAACCAAATCATGCCATGGCAAGGTGTAAGCAACAGTGTTTGTCGATTTGCATGTTGTTTCTACAAAGATATTTCTTCTCGTGAAAACAACggaaatgttttcttctctcctttgaGCATCTCTACTGCCTTTGCAATGCTGACTCTGGGTGCCAGATCAGACACCCTGACACAGATTCTTAGGGTCCTTTGCTTTAACCCTCGTCAGATTTCTGAAAATGACATCCATGAAGGTTATCGTCAACTCATGCAAATTGTAAACAGAAGGAATGGGGGGTTACAGTTGAATATGGGAAATGTTCTCTTTGTGCTGGATCGACTGAAGCcacaagaaagatttttaaatgatcTCAGAAACTTCTATGAAGGAGAAGCTTATCCTATGAACTTCAAGAGGGCTGATCAAGCCCAGCTAAAGATCAATGAATATGTAGCAAGaagaacaaatggaaaaatcaaGGACCTCGTAAATAACCTAGATCCACTTACTGAAATTCTCCTTATTAGCTATATCTACTTTAATG CTGAATGGGAAAAACCTTTCGATCCAAAATACACTAAAATGAGCAAATTTTTTGTGGATGGGATCAAGGCTGTGGAAGTCCCCATGATGTTTGGAATAGGCCTGTTCAAGCATGGCTATGATCAGCAGCTCTCTTCCACTGTGGTGCAAATGGATTACAAAGGAGGTgcttcagcattttttattctGCCTGATGGAGGAAGAATGAGGAAGCTGGAGAAAAGATTGTCTTGTGAACATTTGTCAAGGTGGTCAACATTAGTCacaaaaag GTCAGTAAATTTATATCTTCCGAAATTCACGCTTTATGGGACATATAACCTAAAAGATATCTTATATAAAATGGGCATCATGGATCTATTCACTGATAAGGCTGACCTCTCTGGGATcactgggcagccccagcaccgAATTTCCCAG GCCATTCATAAGGCTGTGGTAAAGGTGGATGAGACTGgcactgaagcagcagctgccacaagCATGGAAATAGTGCCCATGTCCGTTCCAGTCACCGTTAGATTCGACAGGCCCTTCCTAATGGTCATCACTATGGAGAACACTATACTCTTCATGGGAAAAATTGTGAaccctctgaaaaaaaattaa